A genomic segment from [Flavobacterium] thermophilum encodes:
- a CDS encoding Uncharacterized conserved protein yields MTRWVSYSEKRQFLTTFLQQHRLKHPDARFVLQYLLQHPHLLENVHFTETEQKQARWLIISTAMAEEEGLVFYRRGQKSTSLASIMGDLALHPNEPLYLTLHFPGKARNFSYLRLIDHQAFENVRRHERHEKMAKAAEQVLDEALKRHELSVLKMQIDQALDRKDMALFQQLTEQLKKYEGQNS; encoded by the coding sequence ATGACGAGATGGGTGTCCTATTCAGAAAAGCGGCAGTTCTTAACAACGTTTTTGCAGCAGCATCGTTTGAAGCATCCCGATGCCCGATTTGTGCTGCAATACTTGCTTCAACACCCCCATTTGCTTGAGAACGTCCATTTTACGGAAACCGAGCAAAAGCAGGCGCGGTGGCTGATCATTTCGACTGCGATGGCGGAAGAGGAAGGGCTCGTCTTTTATCGGCGCGGTCAAAAAAGCACGAGTCTTGCCTCGATTATGGGCGATTTGGCGCTGCATCCGAACGAGCCGCTCTATTTGACGCTCCATTTTCCAGGAAAGGCAAGGAATTTTTCGTACCTTCGGCTTATTGATCACCAAGCGTTTGAAAATGTCAGACGGCACGAGCGGCATGAGAAAATGGCGAAGGCGGCCGAGCAAGTGTTGGATGAGGCGCTGAAACGTCATGAACTGTCGGTGTTGAAAATGCAAATTGACCAGGCGCTTGACCGAAAAGATATGGCGTTGTTTCAACAGCTGACGGAACAGTTGAAAAAATACGAAGGACAAAACAGCTAA